One window from the genome of Salvia miltiorrhiza cultivar Shanhuang (shh) chromosome 7, IMPLAD_Smil_shh, whole genome shotgun sequence encodes:
- the LOC130995370 gene encoding 60S ribosomal protein L22-2: MSKGTAAAAAKGGKKKGVSFVIDCSKPVEDKIMEIASLEKFLQERIKVGGKAGALGDSVTVSRDKNKITVTADSTFSKRYLKYLTKKYLKKHNVRDWLRVISSNKERNVYELRYFNIAEQEGEEED; encoded by the exons ATGAGCAAAGGCACGGCGGCTGCGGCGGCAAAGGgcgggaagaagaagggggtTAGCTTCGTGATCGATTGCTCGAAGCCGGTGGAGGATAAGATCATGGAGATCGCTTCGCTAGAGAAGTTTTTGCAGGAAAGAATTAAGGTCGGCGGCAAAGCTGGTGCTCTCGGCGATTCCGTTACCGTCAGCCGCGACAAGAACAAGATCACCGTCACCGCGGATTCCACTTTCTCCAAAAG GTATTTGAAGTATTTGACAAAGAAATACTTGAAGAAGCATAATGTGAGAGATTGGCTTCGTGTGATTTCTTCCAACAAAGAAAGGAACGTGTATGAATTGCGCTACTTCAACATTGCTGAGCAAGAAGGCGAGGAGGAAGATTAA